The proteins below are encoded in one region of Paenibacillus albus:
- a CDS encoding DUF4091 domain-containing protein, with translation MALAVWAVNDGEKVLKEDLANPNKRGNSVWDGSKVQLFGARNETVAFQVIVEAGDAEVSSSLYVEMSGLVHNEHQDCRIENDISFNGDEASNVGLRIEVFTQHYLYVSPDLSTAPQWFYEESAPPLHQSGWIPDALIPAHAKPRLGGQPVRLGAGSNQGFWIDIYTPRDAALKAGTYLGTVTVRDGEVLVAELPVELTLYDFALPDENHSVTFVYANDVSEYYPDVPDIRDRFRRMAHRHRFDLVGSDVHGQKFDAEALEQYAPYLNGSFFTKENGYEGPGEHVGEGVFPIGMYGAKVLGSEPEEMQREADKWVEYFEGLNWPGSYFCYLIDEPLPAKYEWIREQAGIVHGSAGVGKRLPLLTTRRYTPEIEDAIDIWCAHKIDGESMAYCRSSGDKLWFYNGYRPYHGSLILEAEAVDMRVNSWLRYRYGVEGYFVWHGTHWRHNHQGPRGRWNQNVYSYAVTFMYVAKNEDAYYGDDGVHFGNGDGLLFYPGREPFFREQDRGIDGPISSIRMKNLRRGIQDYEYLWLAAQRGLAAEADAIAREAVPSGMHETVAGGKASWSSSGSKWDEYRRKAAELIVGVSVGAKDNV, from the coding sequence ATGGCGCTAGCGGTGTGGGCTGTGAATGACGGCGAGAAAGTGTTGAAGGAAGATCTGGCGAATCCGAATAAACGAGGGAACAGCGTCTGGGACGGGAGCAAAGTTCAATTGTTCGGTGCGCGGAACGAGACGGTCGCGTTTCAAGTCATCGTTGAGGCTGGAGATGCGGAGGTTTCAAGCTCCCTCTATGTGGAGATGTCCGGGCTTGTCCATAACGAGCATCAGGATTGCCGGATTGAAAATGACATATCGTTTAATGGAGACGAGGCGAGTAATGTTGGCTTACGGATTGAAGTATTCACGCAGCACTATTTGTATGTTTCTCCTGACCTTAGCACGGCGCCTCAATGGTTCTATGAGGAGTCCGCACCTCCACTCCATCAATCCGGTTGGATTCCGGATGCGCTTATTCCTGCTCATGCGAAGCCGCGGCTTGGCGGTCAGCCCGTTCGCTTAGGTGCGGGGTCGAACCAAGGTTTCTGGATTGATATTTATACGCCGCGCGATGCTGCGCTGAAGGCGGGGACTTACCTTGGAACGGTTACGGTGCGGGACGGTGAGGTGCTAGTCGCTGAGCTGCCGGTGGAGCTTACGCTGTATGATTTTGCGCTGCCGGATGAGAATCACTCGGTCACTTTCGTCTACGCGAACGACGTTTCGGAGTACTACCCTGACGTCCCGGACATTCGGGATCGGTTTCGCCGGATGGCGCATCGCCACCGCTTCGATCTCGTCGGCTCCGATGTTCACGGCCAGAAGTTCGATGCTGAGGCGCTGGAGCAGTATGCGCCGTACTTGAACGGCTCCTTCTTCACGAAAGAGAACGGCTATGAAGGTCCCGGCGAGCATGTCGGTGAAGGCGTGTTTCCGATTGGCATGTACGGCGCTAAAGTACTCGGAAGCGAGCCGGAAGAGATGCAGCGCGAAGCGGATAAGTGGGTGGAGTACTTCGAAGGGCTGAACTGGCCCGGCAGTTATTTCTGCTATCTGATTGACGAACCGCTCCCGGCAAAATATGAATGGATTCGCGAGCAAGCTGGTATTGTGCATGGATCAGCCGGAGTCGGCAAAAGGCTTCCGCTGCTCACGACGCGCCGCTATACGCCGGAGATCGAGGATGCGATCGATATCTGGTGCGCGCACAAGATTGATGGCGAATCTATGGCGTATTGCCGGTCGAGCGGCGACAAGCTGTGGTTTTATAACGGCTACCGTCCTTATCACGGTTCGTTGATATTGGAAGCGGAAGCCGTCGATATGCGTGTGAATTCGTGGCTGCGGTACCGCTATGGCGTAGAAGGGTATTTCGTCTGGCACGGCACGCATTGGCGGCATAACCATCAAGGTCCGCGGGGGCGTTGGAATCAGAACGTCTACAGCTATGCAGTTACGTTCATGTACGTCGCGAAGAATGAAGATGCCTATTACGGAGACGACGGCGTTCATTTCGGCAATGGCGACGGCCTCTTGTTCTATCCCGGCCGCGAGCCGTTCTTCCGCGAGCAGGATCGTGGTATTGACGGGCCGATCAGCTCGATCCGGATGAAGAATCTGCGCCGCGGCATTCAGGATTATGAGTATTTGTGGCTGGCGGCACAGCGCGGATTGGCTGCTGAGGCGGACGCGATTGCACGCGAAGCGGTTCCGAGCGGCATGCATGAAACGGTTGCGGGCGGGAAAGCTTCTTGGTCCTCTAGTGGCAGCAAGTGGGATGAGTACCGTAGGAAGGCGGCGGAGCTGATTGTCGGTGTTTCGGTGGGAGCAAAGGATAACGTTTAG
- a CDS encoding carbohydrate kinase family protein yields the protein MMSNSAQSGSKVIVIGELNVDLIFADSNIRPEPNREKLVRDFRLALGSSSAIAAAGLAGLGLEVAFVSIVGDDEFGHFCLKELARLGVDVTHVAVDRSVRTGVTLSLTDGHDRSLLTYMGSIGSVTPALVPAELFREAAHVHFGSYFLQDAMRPHWLEVFKLAKACGLTTSFDAGWDPAEHWDRERLAALLAYTDWFIPSEEEALRVFEAGAVDELPERLPAERGAVIVKCGSAGSVGLFADGRVEYAPPFSVQPVDTTGAGDSFNAGFIASKLRGGTDREALEYANACGALSTLAIGGAGAVSLEGLARFWPEGRRPA from the coding sequence ATGATGTCAAATTCAGCGCAATCTGGCAGCAAGGTGATCGTCATCGGAGAGTTGAACGTCGATTTGATTTTTGCGGATTCGAATATCAGGCCGGAGCCGAACCGCGAGAAGCTCGTTCGGGATTTCCGCCTTGCTCTCGGCTCTTCTTCAGCGATAGCGGCGGCGGGATTGGCCGGACTCGGGCTTGAAGTTGCCTTCGTCTCCATCGTTGGGGATGACGAGTTCGGGCATTTCTGCCTGAAGGAGCTTGCACGGTTGGGCGTCGATGTAACGCATGTGGCGGTGGACCGCTCGGTGCGTACCGGCGTGACGCTGTCACTGACGGATGGACATGACCGCTCGCTGCTTACATATATGGGCTCGATCGGCTCGGTTACGCCTGCTTTAGTTCCTGCGGAACTGTTCCGCGAGGCGGCGCATGTGCACTTCGGCTCTTACTTTCTGCAAGATGCGATGCGGCCGCATTGGCTTGAAGTGTTCAAGCTCGCGAAAGCTTGCGGGCTGACTACATCGTTCGACGCCGGCTGGGACCCGGCGGAGCACTGGGATCGGGAACGGCTGGCGGCTCTGCTCGCTTATACGGATTGGTTCATCCCGAGCGAGGAAGAAGCGCTGCGAGTGTTCGAGGCAGGCGCGGTCGATGAGCTGCCGGAACGGCTGCCAGCGGAACGCGGTGCGGTGATCGTGAAGTGCGGCAGCGCGGGATCGGTCGGTTTGTTCGCGGACGGGCGGGTCGAATATGCGCCGCCGTTCTCGGTGCAGCCGGTCGACACGACCGGGGCCGGCGACTCGTTCAACGCCGGCTTCATTGCCTCGAAGCTGCGCGGCGGGACGGATCGGGAGGCGCTTGAATACGCCAATGCGTGCGGCGCGCTCTCGACGCTTGCCATCGGCGGGGCTGGCGCGGTCTCGCTGGAGGGATTGGCGCGGTTTTGGCCGGAAGGGCGGCGGCCGGCATGA
- a CDS encoding 1-phosphofructokinase family hexose kinase encodes MSDVGNGGSPDMSIVCVSLNTAIDKRLLVPVFQLGAVNRAVQVNATAGGKGLNVARVAQSLGADVLAVGFAGGSNGDWIRRKLDSIDLAHQMVPIAQESRICLNMIDRDTGQSTEVLEPGPEISAAEKEQFLALWKKLCVPGRWLSLSGSLPRGLGNDFYARLVAEARGAGAWVVLDTSGEPLQLGVLSGPHTVKPNEEEFRQWCGADPRDYAAVRRVAAELGSHGVQTLLVSLGREGCIAAKPDGSLWLAVPPAVDAVNPVGSGDSFVAGWTVACSRGLAVSEALRCAVAAGTVNAMSPGTGEVDRSAAEAMASRVVVTQL; translated from the coding sequence ATGAGTGACGTAGGAAATGGGGGATCGCCGGACATGTCGATTGTCTGCGTTTCATTAAACACCGCTATTGATAAGCGGCTGCTCGTTCCCGTGTTTCAGCTTGGCGCGGTCAACCGCGCCGTTCAGGTCAACGCAACCGCTGGCGGCAAAGGGCTGAATGTCGCGCGCGTGGCACAGTCGCTTGGTGCGGACGTGCTTGCCGTAGGATTTGCAGGAGGCAGCAACGGAGATTGGATTAGGAGAAAGCTCGATTCGATCGACCTTGCTCACCAGATGGTGCCCATTGCTCAGGAGAGCCGGATCTGCCTCAATATGATTGATCGTGATACAGGCCAATCAACCGAGGTGCTTGAACCGGGGCCGGAAATCTCAGCAGCGGAGAAGGAACAGTTCCTTGCATTGTGGAAGAAGCTGTGCGTGCCCGGTAGATGGCTGTCATTGTCCGGCAGCTTGCCGCGCGGGCTCGGCAATGACTTCTATGCACGGCTTGTGGCAGAGGCGCGAGGAGCCGGAGCTTGGGTCGTACTGGATACGAGCGGCGAGCCATTGCAGCTTGGCGTCTTGAGCGGCCCGCATACGGTGAAGCCGAATGAGGAGGAGTTTCGGCAGTGGTGCGGCGCCGATCCGCGCGACTATGCCGCAGTGCGGCGAGTGGCGGCAGAGCTTGGCAGCCATGGCGTGCAGACGCTGCTTGTATCGCTCGGGCGCGAAGGCTGCATCGCGGCTAAGCCGGACGGCAGTCTGTGGCTGGCGGTCCCCCCAGCCGTGGACGCCGTCAACCCGGTCGGCAGCGGCGACTCCTTCGTCGCCGGCTGGACCGTTGCTTGCTCGCGCGGGCTCGCTGTCTCGGAAGCGCTGCGCTGTGCGGTTGCCGCGGGCACCGTCAACGCGATGTCCCCGGGCACCGGCGAAGTCGATCGTTCCGCGGCGGAGGCTATGGCTTCGCGGGTTGTTGTGACGCAGCTCTAG
- a CDS encoding zinc-dependent alcohol dehydrogenase codes for MTMRHITKLRFPGPYSVQYEESERPEGARLGEREVLVETHYSLISPGTELALYTGTHIDLPNPANRFAKFPFHPGYSTVGEVVEAGANSGFERGDRVFTAGHHASHEVLEAADDLVVRLPEGLRPELALFGRIAEISMTSVLLSRVREGDYVAVLGMGLVGNLAAQLFAQRGAIPISIDVVPERLELAKQTGIAHVVLSGGEGGTAALREDVHRITGGKDPDIVVEASGVPELVITALELCRQLGQVILLGSTRGLVTLNVYDLIHRKGISMTGAHASLKGIEGLPTSGELYREVLGMIQNGALCVEPFITHRLPSTEAKLAYELLLHHKNRACGVILDWRRRG; via the coding sequence ATGACGATGCGTCATATAACGAAACTGCGGTTTCCCGGTCCTTATTCGGTTCAGTATGAAGAGAGCGAGCGGCCAGAGGGGGCGCGATTAGGTGAACGCGAAGTTCTGGTAGAGACGCATTATAGCTTGATTAGCCCGGGAACGGAGCTGGCGCTATATACAGGCACGCACATTGATTTGCCGAATCCGGCAAACCGCTTCGCGAAGTTTCCGTTCCATCCGGGATATTCGACGGTGGGAGAAGTGGTGGAAGCGGGAGCGAATAGTGGATTTGAGCGTGGCGACCGTGTCTTCACGGCGGGGCATCATGCGAGCCATGAAGTGCTGGAAGCAGCAGATGATTTGGTTGTCCGGCTGCCGGAGGGCTTGAGGCCGGAGCTTGCATTGTTTGGACGGATCGCCGAAATTTCGATGACGTCGGTGCTCTTGTCGCGGGTGCGAGAGGGCGACTATGTCGCTGTCCTCGGCATGGGTTTGGTCGGCAACTTAGCAGCGCAGCTGTTTGCGCAGCGCGGCGCCATTCCGATCAGCATCGACGTCGTGCCGGAGCGGCTGGAGCTGGCAAAGCAGACGGGCATTGCGCATGTTGTGCTGTCCGGCGGAGAAGGCGGGACGGCCGCGCTTCGGGAAGATGTTCATCGCATCACTGGCGGCAAAGACCCGGACATCGTGGTTGAAGCAAGCGGCGTGCCCGAGCTGGTTATTACGGCGCTGGAGCTGTGCCGTCAGCTTGGGCAAGTGATCCTGCTTGGTTCAACGCGGGGGTTAGTGACGTTGAATGTATATGATCTCATTCATCGCAAAGGTATAAGCATGACTGGAGCACATGCTTCTCTCAAAGGAATCGAGGGGCTGCCGACCTCGGGCGAGCTATATCGGGAAGTGCTCGGCATGATCCAGAACGGCGCACTCTGCGTGGAGCCGTTCATCACGCACCGGCTGCCGAGTACGGAAGCGAAGCTGGCGTATGAGCTGCTTCTTCACCATAAGAACCGCGCGTGCGGTGTCATTCTGGATTGGCGCAGGCGCGGATAG
- a CDS encoding ROK family protein, protein MSELLPSASLKRAFVGVDIGGTNTVIGIFDRSRRLLGKRSVPTLLPHLPGKTDHPVVFFDMLQEEIERLALEVDCTDGIALCGMGVPGRVDPVRGRAEAASNMGWFGVPFAEQMSSRLGVPVHIDNDVRIYGLGEVLAGAGRGYRNVLCLTVGTGIAAATFVDGRIVRGGDYYAGEIGHDPVAGESALCACGERGCVESIVSARGISRLAAEAVDSIGDGTALSMLAHRPNALDVYQAASAGDRAAREIFRYVGEVLASKLLTAVCLLNPAAVIIGGGIAEAGELLLGPVRERINSRYVNSKKPIVVRAALGDSAGLIGAVAYAAQCEKEVNWGDDDASYNETAVSRSLFGSV, encoded by the coding sequence ATGAGTGAGCTGCTGCCCTCGGCTTCGTTGAAGAGAGCTTTTGTCGGTGTCGATATTGGCGGTACGAATACGGTAATCGGGATCTTCGACCGTTCGCGGCGATTGCTTGGCAAGCGGTCTGTGCCAACGCTTCTGCCGCATTTGCCCGGGAAGACGGATCATCCTGTTGTCTTCTTCGACATGCTGCAAGAGGAGATCGAGCGACTCGCGCTGGAGGTTGATTGCACGGATGGCATTGCGCTGTGCGGCATGGGCGTACCAGGTCGAGTCGATCCGGTTCGCGGCAGGGCAGAAGCGGCATCCAATATGGGATGGTTCGGAGTGCCGTTCGCGGAGCAGATGAGCAGCAGGCTTGGCGTTCCCGTTCATATTGACAATGACGTACGTATCTACGGACTTGGCGAAGTGCTGGCAGGAGCAGGGCGAGGCTACCGAAATGTGCTTTGTTTGACCGTGGGCACTGGGATCGCGGCAGCGACTTTTGTAGATGGGCGGATTGTACGTGGGGGAGATTACTATGCAGGGGAGATCGGGCATGATCCGGTTGCAGGGGAATCGGCATTATGCGCGTGCGGTGAACGCGGCTGCGTCGAAAGCATTGTATCGGCGAGAGGGATTTCGAGGCTAGCGGCAGAGGCCGTTGATTCTATTGGCGATGGGACGGCGTTGAGCATGCTGGCGCACAGGCCGAATGCATTGGATGTTTATCAAGCGGCAAGCGCGGGGGACAGGGCTGCACGGGAGATTTTTCGCTATGTCGGGGAAGTGCTTGCATCCAAGCTGCTGACAGCCGTCTGCCTGCTTAATCCGGCTGCGGTTATTATTGGCGGGGGCATTGCGGAGGCTGGCGAGCTCTTGCTCGGTCCTGTCCGGGAGCGAATCAACAGTCGGTACGTTAATTCGAAAAAGCCGATCGTAGTGAGAGCGGCGCTCGGCGACTCAGCGGGCCTAATTGGTGCGGTTGCCTACGCAGCCCAGTGCGAGAAGGAGGTGAATTGGGGCGATGACGATGCGTCATATAACGAAACTGCGGTTTCCCGGTCCTTATTCGGTTCAGTATGA
- the nagA gene encoding N-acetylglucosamine-6-phosphate deacetylase — MTMASVKAACYANAAIYTPDGVIEGGRLLVDENGRIAAIGGGELSIPADVQVHDASGQLLVPGFIDVHIHGGNGFNVMAGDRENLDGISRFHAKHGTTSFLATTTTAPLERILHALDAASSVVLGDGLGGAELIGIHLEGPYLDVLRRGAQSVDDIRTPSAQEIELILEAARQQIRLVTLAPEVNGGLEAVRQLVGHGITVSAGHSNATYEQVREAVRAGLRHTTHHFNGMSPLHHRVPGLAGAGLTLNELTCELICDGIHVHPAVVKLLFEVKGPSKVCMITDAVTCAGLPDGDYGKVTMHDGQVYLKDGSSLAGSALTMGQALRNVISFTGLTLEQVLPSLTFVPARQIGVSAAKGSIEAGKDADFVLLDAELHVQQTVVRGKTVYRRDADE, encoded by the coding sequence ATGACGATGGCGAGTGTAAAGGCAGCATGTTACGCAAACGCAGCGATTTATACGCCGGATGGGGTCATTGAAGGCGGTCGGCTTTTGGTAGATGAAAACGGGAGAATTGCAGCAATTGGCGGAGGGGAGTTATCGATTCCCGCCGATGTGCAGGTCCACGATGCCAGCGGGCAGCTGCTCGTGCCAGGCTTCATCGACGTTCATATCCACGGAGGCAACGGCTTTAACGTGATGGCGGGGGATCGGGAGAACTTGGATGGCATCAGCCGATTTCATGCCAAGCATGGTACGACCTCTTTTCTCGCTACGACGACCACGGCGCCGCTTGAGCGGATTTTGCATGCGCTTGATGCTGCGTCTTCGGTTGTTCTTGGCGATGGACTCGGCGGCGCGGAGCTGATTGGCATCCATCTCGAAGGACCTTATCTCGATGTGCTTCGGCGCGGAGCGCAGAGCGTTGACGATATTCGGACGCCATCGGCGCAGGAGATCGAGCTGATCTTAGAAGCCGCGCGGCAGCAGATTCGATTGGTGACATTGGCTCCCGAAGTGAACGGAGGGTTGGAGGCAGTCCGTCAGCTGGTGGGGCATGGCATTACAGTGTCAGCAGGACATTCCAACGCGACCTATGAGCAGGTTCGCGAGGCGGTACGCGCTGGTCTTCGGCATACGACGCATCATTTTAACGGGATGAGCCCGCTGCATCACCGTGTGCCTGGACTCGCTGGCGCCGGTCTGACGCTGAACGAGCTGACTTGCGAGCTGATCTGTGACGGCATTCATGTGCATCCTGCGGTCGTGAAACTGTTGTTCGAGGTTAAGGGGCCGAGCAAAGTGTGCATGATTACCGACGCCGTAACCTGTGCCGGGCTGCCGGATGGTGACTATGGGAAGGTGACGATGCATGACGGTCAAGTCTATCTGAAAGATGGCTCCAGCCTTGCCGGCAGTGCGCTCACGATGGGGCAAGCGCTTCGTAATGTGATTTCGTTCACGGGACTAACGCTGGAGCAGGTACTGCCGTCGCTTACGTTTGTACCCGCTAGACAAATCGGCGTATCTGCTGCAAAAGGTTCGATTGAAGCCGGAAAAGATGCGGATTTCGTGCTGCTGGATGCCGAGCTGCATGTACAGCAGACCGTCGTTCGCGGCAAAACCGTCTACCGGAGGGATGCGGATGAGTGA
- a CDS encoding creatininase family protein: protein MRISRGTLEWHGRHNPLGVDSLKAEQLCLAAAKQTGGVVMPAIHFAADAYWDGGFGIGYGMDATAGYALPGSFYSIDTRLFAAVLENACRNYLSRGFRLVVLISGHNPPIQQNVIDEVCYRCKRDDGGEPVCFSMYYMLMESDDPLRASDHAAAIETSMMLHLFGDRVNMAANAGHDCEHLGVGGERPYSAATAAEGELRYERQVDGLVRFAEERYARLLKFE, encoded by the coding sequence TTGCGTATCAGCCGCGGCACACTGGAGTGGCACGGTCGACATAATCCGCTCGGCGTCGATTCGTTGAAAGCCGAGCAGCTATGTTTGGCAGCGGCGAAGCAGACCGGCGGCGTCGTGATGCCTGCGATTCATTTTGCAGCGGATGCTTATTGGGATGGGGGCTTCGGCATCGGTTACGGCATGGACGCCACTGCAGGCTACGCGCTGCCGGGTTCGTTCTATTCCATCGACACGCGGCTGTTCGCAGCGGTGCTCGAGAACGCATGTCGCAATTACTTAAGCCGCGGCTTCCGGCTTGTCGTGCTGATCTCCGGACACAATCCGCCCATCCAGCAAAATGTCATCGACGAAGTGTGCTACCGCTGCAAGCGTGATGACGGCGGGGAACCGGTCTGCTTCTCTATGTATTACATGCTGATGGAATCGGATGATCCGCTCCGCGCAAGCGACCACGCCGCCGCAATTGAGACGAGCATGATGCTGCATCTGTTTGGTGACAGGGTGAATATGGCAGCGAATGCGGGCCATGACTGCGAGCATCTAGGTGTTGGCGGCGAACGACCGTATTCTGCGGCTACGGCTGCGGAGGGCGAGCTTCGTTATGAGCGGCAGGTCGACGGGTTAGTTCGATTTGCTGAGGAGCGTTATGCGAGGCTGCTGAAATTCGAATAA
- a CDS encoding sugar phosphate isomerase/epimerase family protein gives MQQLTNFERLSLNQITTDRLSLPEAVEACLRADVPWIALWRHKLAQMPSLTEARRLIRDSGLRVSSLCRGGMFPAATPEERRKRMDDNRRAVEEAAELGTDVLVLVCGSAAGKDIAEARLMVEEGIAELVPFAESHGIRLGIEPLHPMYAAERSVINLLSQANDIAERYRPEQVGVVVDVFHVWWDPALYEQIARAAGRIVGYHVSDWIVPTPDLLMGRGMMGDGVIELRRIRQAVEAAGYAGPIEVEIFNKEIWELSGEASLSLIKSRYLEHV, from the coding sequence ATGCAACAGCTAACCAACTTCGAACGGCTCAGCTTGAATCAAATAACGACGGACCGGCTGTCTCTGCCGGAAGCGGTAGAGGCTTGTCTTCGCGCAGATGTCCCATGGATTGCGCTATGGCGCCACAAGCTGGCCCAAATGCCGAGCCTCACGGAAGCGCGGCGGTTGATTCGGGATTCCGGCCTGCGCGTATCGAGTCTATGCCGGGGCGGCATGTTCCCTGCAGCGACGCCCGAGGAGCGGCGGAAGCGGATGGACGACAACCGCCGCGCGGTGGAGGAAGCGGCGGAGCTCGGCACGGATGTGCTTGTCCTCGTCTGCGGCTCGGCCGCAGGCAAAGATATTGCCGAAGCGAGGCTCATGGTCGAGGAAGGCATCGCCGAGCTGGTTCCGTTCGCGGAGTCGCACGGCATCCGGCTCGGCATTGAACCGCTCCATCCGATGTACGCGGCTGAGCGTTCGGTCATCAACCTGCTCTCGCAGGCGAACGATATCGCGGAGCGGTACCGTCCGGAGCAGGTCGGCGTTGTCGTCGATGTGTTCCATGTTTGGTGGGACCCCGCCTTATATGAACAAATTGCTAGAGCTGCCGGTAGAATTGTTGGCTATCACGTTTCGGACTGGATCGTCCCGACGCCGGATCTCTTGATGGGACGCGGCATGATGGGAGATGGCGTCATCGAGCTTCGGCGCATTCGGCAAGCTGTCGAGGCAGCCGGTTATGCGGGACCGATTGAGGTGGAGATTTTCAATAAGGAGATATGGGAGTTAAGCGGCGAGGCTTCGCTTTCCTTGATTAAGAGTAGATACCTGGAGCACGTTTAA
- a CDS encoding dihydrodipicolinate synthase family protein encodes MMSQSKSQLIKLPIAGGGLTDYTLSGRAPIEAPAVPLKGRIAFSAAHVVCDPLAAAEPLLGAAVDWQATMAYRHHLWSLGLAVAEAMDTAQRGMGLDWLRAKELIGLSLAEAASVGGRIACGAGTDQLAPGPQVTIEQVIRAYEEQCEYIESRGGQVILMASRALAAIAKSPEDYEQVYGTILRQVSRPVILHWLGDMFDPALAGYWGSRDIGTAMSVCLRIIEANRDKVDGIKISLLDADKEVQMRRRLPCGVRMYTGDDFNYPELIQGDEYGYSDALLGIFDAIAPVAAAAIHALDEGDAAGYQALFAPTVPLSRHIFQRPTYAYKTGIVFMAYLNGHQNHFRMLGAAEGARSIVHLSELFRLADGAGLLAQPELAARRMKQVLTLAGIEQ; translated from the coding sequence ATGATGAGCCAAAGCAAAAGCCAATTGATTAAGCTACCTATCGCCGGAGGGGGATTGACCGATTATACGCTGAGCGGGAGAGCGCCGATTGAAGCGCCTGCCGTTCCGTTGAAAGGGCGAATCGCCTTCTCTGCGGCACATGTCGTATGCGATCCGCTTGCCGCTGCGGAGCCGCTGCTTGGTGCTGCTGTGGATTGGCAGGCGACGATGGCGTACCGGCATCATCTATGGTCGCTCGGCCTTGCCGTTGCCGAAGCGATGGATACGGCTCAGCGCGGAATGGGGCTCGATTGGTTGCGCGCCAAAGAGCTGATCGGACTGTCGCTTGCGGAAGCAGCGTCTGTGGGCGGACGCATCGCTTGCGGAGCTGGGACGGATCAGCTGGCACCGGGGCCGCAGGTGACAATCGAGCAAGTCATTCGCGCCTACGAGGAGCAGTGCGAATATATCGAGAGCCGCGGCGGTCAAGTCATACTGATGGCGAGCCGAGCGTTGGCAGCGATCGCGAAGTCGCCAGAGGATTACGAGCAGGTGTATGGGACGATTCTGCGCCAAGTGTCGCGGCCGGTCATTCTGCATTGGCTCGGGGATATGTTCGATCCTGCTCTTGCCGGTTATTGGGGCTCGCGCGATATCGGCACGGCGATGTCAGTCTGTCTCCGCATTATTGAGGCGAATCGGGATAAGGTGGACGGAATCAAGATTTCGCTTCTCGATGCGGACAAAGAAGTGCAGATGCGCCGGAGACTCCCATGCGGCGTGCGGATGTATACCGGTGACGATTTCAATTATCCCGAACTAATTCAGGGCGACGAATACGGCTACAGCGATGCGCTGCTCGGTATCTTCGATGCGATTGCGCCTGTTGCAGCGGCGGCAATTCACGCTCTTGATGAAGGAGACGCGGCGGGGTACCAGGCGTTGTTTGCGCCGACTGTGCCGTTGTCTCGGCATATTTTCCAGCGTCCAACCTATGCGTATAAGACGGGCATCGTGTTCATGGCTTATCTGAACGGTCATCAAAATCACTTCCGTATGCTCGGTGCAGCCGAGGGAGCACGATCCATCGTGCATCTGTCCGAGCTGTTCCGGCTGGCGGACGGAGCAGGACTGCTTGCTCAGCCGGAGCTTGCCGCGCGCCGGATGAAGCAGGTGCTGACGCTCGCAGGAATTGAACAATGA